The Candidatus Methylomirabilis limnetica genome contains the following window.
ACGCGAAGAGCCTTTTTTATAGGTCCTCATTCAGGTGACGATAGGAATCATGAGAGGGGTCTCCGCTCACTCTCCCTGTGCCCAGTTAACACAACAGCCATTATGAGACCTCGATGCCGCCCCCACCGGACGATAGCCGCCCGGGCTGGCCCGCGGGGGCACAGATGTAATGGAGATTACAACCACTGACCTGCACTAGCGTCGGAATGCTTGGCTGGTTTCAATCGGAATGGATGGCAGACATGATCGGAATGTGTACCTCCGCCGTGGCGCGGGCAAGTCAATATGGATAGTAGAATTAACACAACTCCGACACAATTTCTCACTGCCGCGCCTGAGTTGGACCACATCGGAAACTATAGCTTGGCGATGTTAGAGAGGAGGTAATGGTGGGCAGGGGCGGAATTGAACCGCCGACACCAGGATTTTCAGTCCTGTGCTCTACCAACTGAGCTACCTGCCCAAAATCGGAAAGGGGATGAGCCGTTCACGGAAAGACCCTTCTTTCTAGCACCGCGAAGCTCTTTTGTCAAGGAGTGCAGTTCCTTAGAAAATCCCCCCCGCCTGTATCCTCCCCCTCCGAGGGGGGAGGAGTCCGCGTAAGGTGAGGATGGGGGGGTGAAGATGCCTTTTCGTGCGCCGTGGTCCGGCGTAATTTCATGGGGTATTGCTGGTACACGGACTTATGCAAAAGCATCACAGGCCCAGGTCCGTCGCTTGCGGCGTTGGGCCGGAGTAGTCGTAGAAACCACGGCCCGACTTCCGCCCATGATAGCCGGCGATAACCATTTTCTTCAGAAGTGGTGGTGGCGCATACCGCTGTTCCCAATACTCCTCGAACATGATGTTAGCGATGGCGTAGGTCGTATCAAGGCCAACAAAATCAGCCAGCTCCAAAGGACCCATCGGATGGTTGCAGCCGAGCCTCATCGCCTTGTCGATATCTGCCGTAGACGCGACACCCGCCTCTAACGCTCGAATAGCATCCAACAGGTACGGCACCAGCAGGCGGTTCACGATGAAACCGCAGTTATCTTTTGCCGCAACCGGTTCCTTGCCGAGTGACGTGGCAAAATCGGAGACGATCTGAAAGGTCTCTGCGCTGGTGCGAATGCTCCGGACCACCTCCACCAGCTTCATCAGCGGAACGGGATTGAAAAAATGCAGGCCGACGAATCGGTCGGTCCGCCCAGTTACAGAGGCCAGCGCCATGATGCCGATGCATGAGGTGTTGCTGGCAAAGATGGTGCTCGGCGGACAGAGGCGATCCAGTGCCCGGAATAGATCCTGCTTCAGCGGCAGATCCTCGGTGATCGCCTCGATGATCAGGTCGGCCCCGCTCAGCTCTTCCAGGGCGAGTGTCCACCTGATCCGCTCAAGGAGCGCGGCCTGTTCCTCGACGGTCATCCGTCCCTTTTCAACCGCCCGTTGCAGCCTGCCGTCGATCGCCTGCCTTCCCTTGTCCAAAAAGCGCTGCTCCGCCTCCCTGACAATGACGGCGTAGCCTCCCTGCGCAACGACCTGCGCGATGCCAGACCCCATGATACCGGCACCGATAACTCCAACGGTCTTAATGCTCGTCATAGACGCTCCCATCGCTTACGACGGCGTTCCCGCTTTCCGGCGACGCCACTCGGCAAGTCTTCGGCCGATCTCGGCTTCGAGCCCGCGGTCAGTAGGCCGGTAGTAGATCCGGCCTTTCAACTGTTCAGGCAGGTAGTCCTGAAGCGCGATGGCCTGCGGGAGATCATGGGGATACTGGTAACCGGCGCCGTACCCCTGTTCCTTCATCAGGGAAGTTGGGGCATTCCGCAGGTGTAATGGCACCCCTTCGAGCGGCGCTTGCTCTACATCGCCTTGCGCCTTACCGAAGGCCACATAGATGGCATTCGATTTGGGCGCGGTGGCGAGGTACACCACGGCCTGGGCCAGTGCCAGATCACCTTCGGGTGAACCGAGGAAATGATAGGCGTCCTTGGCCGCCAGCGCTACGTGTAAGGCCTGTGGATCGGCATTGCCGACATCTTCCGACGCGAATCGGACCAGGCGTCTGGTAATGTACATCGGCTCTTCGCCCGATGCCAGCATGCGGGCAAACCAATAGAGGGAGGCATCAGGATCGCTGCCCCGCAGGCTCTTGTGCAGGGCGGAGATCAGGTTGTAATGCTCTTCCCCGGCCTTGTCGTAGCGCAGCACCCGCCTTCCTGACGCTTCCTGGGCCATCTTCAAGGTCAATCGCTTGCTCCCATCGGGCTGCTCATCTACCATCTGCGCCGCCAGCTCCAAGGTGTTCAGCGATACGCGGGCGTCCCCCGAGCCGAGCCCCGCGATGAAGCGTAGCGCCTCGTCATCGGCCTCGATGTGAAGGTGACCGAGCCCCCGCTCCTGATCGCCGAGTGCGTGCCGGAGGATGACCATCAACGCTTCCTCCGCCAGCGGGTGAAGTGTCACGACCTTCGCACGGGACAGGAGGGCAGCAATAACCTCGAACGATGGATTCTCGGTGGTGGCTCCGATCAGTACGATCGTTCCCCCCTCCACGTGGGGGAGGAAGGCATCCTGCTGGGCTTTGTTGAAACGATGAATCTCATCGATGAATAGGAGCGTCCGCCTGCCATAGGCGCGCTCTTGCTGGGCGCGAGCGATCACCTCTTTGATCTCCTTGATCCCGGAGGTGACGGCCGAGAACGGACAGAAGGTCGCCTTGCACCGATCCGCTAGTAGAAAAGCGAGGGTCGTCTTGCCTGAACCGGGCGGGCCCCACAGGATCAGCGACGGCAGTTCTCCCGCCTCCATGGCCCTCCGGAGGAACTTCCCTTCTCCGAGTAGGTGCTCCTGCCCGACGAACTCCTGGAGCGTCCTCGGGCGCATCCGGTCCGCAAGCGGCGCTGGAACCTTTTGGGATGGGGTGGGCAATCGTTCAAAAAGATCCGGTGTCATCTTCCGCTACCGCCTTGAGCTCATCCAAAATCCGGCGAGTCGCCTTTGCCGGATCGGTTGCTGCCGTGATCGGCCGGCCGATCACCAGGTAGTCCGCGCCTGCGACGGTCGCATCGTGAGGCGTCATAACCCGGCGTTGGTCATCGGCTGCAGCCCATGCCGGACGGATGCCTGGGATGACGAGGCACAACGACGGTCCCAACGTGGCCCGCAGCAAGCCGATTTCGTGAGGTGAAGCCACAACGCCATCCAACCCGGCCTCCTGCGCGAGCGAGGCAAGACGAACGACCTGCGCCGTAAGATCGAGCTTGCTGCCGACAACCTCTTCAAGGCCTCGCGAGTCCAGGCTGGTGAGCACTGTCACCGCCAACAGCCGCATGGGAGAGCCGCTTGCAGCGACGGCTGCCGTTGCCGCCTGCAGCATCGACCGTCCGCCGGAGGCGTGGAGCGTACACATCGCCGCCCCGAGCCTTGCGGCCTCGCGGACCGCTCCGGCCACGGTGTTCGGGATGTCGTGCAGCTTCAGATCCAGAAAGACCGCTCCGCCCCGCTGCCTTACCACCTCTACCGCCAGAGGACCCTCAGCCGTAAAGAGTTGGAGGCCCACCTTGAAGAGTGTCACCGTCGGATACAGTTGCTCAACCAGCGCAGAGGCTGAAGCCAGGTCTCCCACATCCAGGGCCACGATCAGTTCGGGTGTCTTATGCATACCATCGC
Protein-coding sequences here:
- a CDS encoding 3-hydroxyacyl-CoA dehydrogenase family protein, whose product is MTSIKTVGVIGAGIMGSGIAQVVAQGGYAVIVREAEQRFLDKGRQAIDGRLQRAVEKGRMTVEEQAALLERIRWTLALEELSGADLIIEAITEDLPLKQDLFRALDRLCPPSTIFASNTSCIGIMALASVTGRTDRFVGLHFFNPVPLMKLVEVVRSIRTSAETFQIVSDFATSLGKEPVAAKDNCGFIVNRLLVPYLLDAIRALEAGVASTADIDKAMRLGCNHPMGPLELADFVGLDTTYAIANIMFEEYWEQRYAPPPLLKKMVIAGYHGRKSGRGFYDYSGPTPQATDLGL
- a CDS encoding replication-associated recombination protein A, which translates into the protein MTPDLFERLPTPSQKVPAPLADRMRPRTLQEFVGQEHLLGEGKFLRRAMEAGELPSLILWGPPGSGKTTLAFLLADRCKATFCPFSAVTSGIKEIKEVIARAQQERAYGRRTLLFIDEIHRFNKAQQDAFLPHVEGGTIVLIGATTENPSFEVIAALLSRAKVVTLHPLAEEALMVILRHALGDQERGLGHLHIEADDEALRFIAGLGSGDARVSLNTLELAAQMVDEQPDGSKRLTLKMAQEASGRRVLRYDKAGEEHYNLISALHKSLRGSDPDASLYWFARMLASGEEPMYITRRLVRFASEDVGNADPQALHVALAAKDAYHFLGSPEGDLALAQAVVYLATAPKSNAIYVAFGKAQGDVEQAPLEGVPLHLRNAPTSLMKEQGYGAGYQYPHDLPQAIALQDYLPEQLKGRIYYRPTDRGLEAEIGRRLAEWRRRKAGTPS
- the pyrF gene encoding orotidine-5'-phosphate decarboxylase is translated as MHKTPELIVALDVGDLASASALVEQLYPTVTLFKVGLQLFTAEGPLAVEVVRQRGGAVFLDLKLHDIPNTVAGAVREAARLGAAMCTLHASGGRSMLQAATAAVAASGSPMRLLAVTVLTSLDSRGLEEVVGSKLDLTAQVVRLASLAQEAGLDGVVASPHEIGLLRATLGPSLCLVIPGIRPAWAAADDQRRVMTPHDATVAGADYLVIGRPITAATDPAKATRRILDELKAVAEDDTGSF